One Nicotiana tomentosiformis chromosome 1, ASM39032v3, whole genome shotgun sequence genomic window, CTAGTGCAGCTCAGTTTGATCGTACCAGATTTGTCTCTAAAGCTGCCAAGACCGTTTCAGTTTGAAGGCCACTAAAACACCTGTACCGGAAATGGGTATTGACAGGGCATCCCTCCAGGATGAGTGCCCTAATATGTATCGGGAGTTGATCAGGCGCAGATTGGACAGCTTTTTCGAAGAGCCGGAGGAGGGTAACTTGATGCTTGTTCAGGAGTTCTATGCAAACTGCCCCGAACATGAGGATAGAATATGCATTGTGCGACACACGAGGGTGGATGCCTCGATAGAAGCCATCAGAAGAGTGTATCGATTGCCTGAATTCAATGGGGAGGAAATTTCTATGATACTTACAGGAGAGAACCCATCACATGAAACAGGTTTTTCAGAACTATATGTGCACCAGACAAAGAGGTAGTGTGGGTTGTGCCGGGATCGAAGCTACACTCTTcctcactcacttttgaaggaaaATGCTGGTTGTACATCATGAACAGTCGCTTGCTGCCGTCCCATAACACCATAAAGGTAAATGGTCTGAGAGCTGCCCTGATCTAGTGCTTCGTGAATGGCGATGACTTTGATGTGGCCAAGGTTATTCAATCTGAGATGTTCGTCCGTTTAACACAgaagaggtatgggttctttttcTCCTCTCTGATCACTAGATTGTGTCGGGCAGCAAGGGTGCATGAGAACCCAAATGCGGATTGCATggtaaagaaagaagcaaagttcCGAGCAGACAAAGTGACCATCGGGAAAGACCCGGTGGCACCAGGGGCAACTAATAGTGACGATTCTAATGAGTCAGAAGAGGGTGATGACGGGCAGGAGGAGGTTGAACCTGCCTCATCCCCACAGGAACAAGTTGCCACAACTGAGGGACCATCCCAGGGCAGACGGAGCACGCGAATGACAGCCCTAgaacaagacatggcaggactaTGCACTTCCGTCATGGAATTGGGGACTAGAGTTGATACTTTGGCTATCCAAAATGCGAAGTCAGAAAAGAAAATCATGGGCTGGCTGCGTGCACTGGGGAGAGCATGTCATCTCAACCCTGGCACTATCTCCGATCAAGACTGATCCATCATGGAAGTTCCTTTACCTCGTATTACTTTACTTTGTATGACATGCGGACATGCCatctttttaagtgtggggtgggggatactttATTGTATGTAGATAGTTTTATAGTTTATTTGTATAAATCAATTTTGACTTggcccgacgatggatatcattcgacgggtttcttgagggactaaagtagaaagaaaaaaaaaaccaaaaagattttcttgataTTTGAAGGCTATAattatgcaatttagacactacttacactctaaattagccgcactttattgatatttgaatgctaaaagataacaaaatgctctaattaagaatttgatgcgttacaggagctactccgagctaggagggggctaacgagtgttttggagtcaacatggagTGTGAAAGGCCAATCGAAAGTTAGCCCGGTCAAAAAGGAGTGAGAAAAGCAAGCGAGACGACCCCTCTAGGTGCGCGGCCGTGAATTGGTCCGCGAACTTAAGGCAGTGAGGCAGCGGAAATTCGCGGCCGAATCCGCGGTCGAATCCACGACCGCGGATGGGCGGACGAAAGCCAAACAcgcagggttaattatgtaattttctaggcgactaacctaaacctatatgaaacctAATCTCGCTCAGAAGTAAGGATGgctgtttttagaagattttagaggcaagaacaagggagagaagacggataatttcctaagagttttcatcttcttcttcatacttttatttgttgattatgaattattttagtgatttgtttttcattagtatgagtagctaaatctattacctagggttgatggaaccaattgttggatgaagtcttgactctattttgttataattgagtcgtgtttgttctatgattgttcaactacgtattgtattgtggttaattgaaagggcccttgattaatcgtatctagttaccttgtgttgcttcagaaagaacacttggttataCTGTTATTGAACAATACCACTTTTgtgtaagttaagagattaattacttgaatttaaaagtgggggttagaaataacgaaactttggtgggataattctgagttgcataaattgttaactagagtagttcgagagaatgcttctagtaaattatcgtaattgatcgagaggtaattacggtagcccggaactcataatcctcatagagtattacggtgagattatagctaaagagttaaGAATTAATCTGGCGATTGGGAAAATCAATAGCCCTAaatccttttacccttgaattcaattttagtcttgattattgttaattttattgtcatttttccttaactaaataaattccactgattattcataaaactcttgcacccgaaagttgtctgagcttatcattagcattatttaaagttgtagtaaataggttagttccccgtaggattcgactccggacttgaaccgggttatatttgcagcgaccgcttaatcctttttacaaggcatagttgggcatgatcacttacctcgtctcaaagtccactttccgattaccacgtcgcgttgaattctcgattcgacgccgaaaaatccgaaactatccaaatattatacaaaataattaatatatgttaaatgattcaaaatttatctattaaataaattaccttatccaaaatggtaaaatttctaaaattcaccccgggcccacgtatccggattttaaaaattttcaaagggaatcgttacccataatctcaagaactcaaatatataattttcatccaattccataactattttcgtggtgaataattaaaaataccaatttctaggtttttcttcaaaatcattaaactagaatttcgcctgtttcccatattttcatgtgctatagcccacgcctccgccgtgggccagAGCTCCCGGACCCGTATCGCccaaaaatttttcgggacatcaaatacaacctaaggaaccacagtcaccatcccgcgatgaccgttcctcatttttggcattttgcggccataaaactagaattccgcctgattcaaatattttcgtatgttatagcccacgccttccgccgtgggctcgggcccctggacccggatcgcctcaaaattttccgggacatcaaatacaacctaaggaaccacagtcatcgCTCACCCATGactgttccttgttttttggcattttatggacataaaactagaattccgcccgatttccatattttcgtgtgctataacccacgcctccGTCGTagatccgggcccccggacccggattgcctaaaactttttcgggatatcaaatataacctaaggaaccacagtcaccgccccaccatgaccgttcatcattttttggtgttttgcggccataaaactagaattccgcccgattctcatattttcgtgtgctatagcccatgccttccgtcgTTGGCCCGTGTAGTGTAAATGTTAGGGACATGACGTCCTTAACTTTATGTGTGTatcttttcatattaattttaatagagtagtgatTATTTTTGCTCGGCATTAAAAATACtgaataaaaattaaataccatATTAAAAAGTGGCTATCCCATGTAATTTCACAGGCTTGGGGGTTTGTCTGAAACATGTGCTTGTTTAGCCCATTTAGGAAGTGTAAGTCGCATAATAatgtgaaaatagcacgggctaaccAGTTTTCGGATTGATAATTGAAAAGTAGTCAAtgtttgcaaagttattgaaaaatagctatTATTTTGTTGGAACacgaaaagtttcagcataatatgctggattatggagttcatgcgtataaacttccagcatattatgttggaactccagcatacGAAAAGTTTCAACATAATATATTGGATTATGGAGCCCATGCGTATAAGCTTCtggcatattatgttggaacttcagCATATTATGAaatttcagtatattatgctggaatctcaTATATAAAAAATTCTAACTCTAACATATTATACTGAAATTTTTCTTAATTTTAAGAAAATTTTTATTCAAATTTTCTTTACCTGAAAAGATGACTATTTTTTATTATCGccatttctgattttttttcccCATAATAATGTGCGAGGTGTCTTGGTCAGCAAAATAAGTCCCGGTCCGCAAAAACTAGTTGCGGTCAGCAAATATGGCCTATAATACTAATCGCGGTCAGCAAATTTTACTCCCGTCATACAAAACCCACTTTGATTACGAATCCAAAACCCAAAACCCGACCCAGAACCACCGCTATGGCAGAGTCTTGCCTACTGGGGCGAGTGTTCCACCGCGCTCGACGGTTCTCCGACGAAGTCAAGATGCTGTATTCAGGCTTTTATCAGTGTCGATGCTACTACGCCACCGCAGCAGCGGATGCACAAGGCTTTAATAATAATAGTGGGAATGAAAGCAAGAAAGGCAAGTGGTTCACTCTACCACCCTTCAATCCCACCGTTAACGGGGCTGCTTTAGGGAAGGAACTTGCCGGAGTTAAAATGGGCAAATCCACTAACACTTTGACAGCACTCAAATGGGTTCAGCGTTGCTGCCCGGAGTTGCCGCAGTCACTAGTACAGAAGCTTTTTCGCTTAAGACAGGTCCCAAATATGTTACAATCATTACATTGTCTTAATGTGTGTTAATTTACATATTCTCACTAGGTTTGATCAGAAAATATATTAAAggtacaatttttattttttatttttaaaggtACATTATTATTCTTTTTTGCTTAAATTAAATTGATTTTCCTATAAGTTGCTTTTGCATCATCATTATGCAGATTCTAAGATTTTTTAATGTATAGAACAACAAAGAAACAATCTTTTGGTAGGATCATCTTTGTCAAAAATTATAGTAGGAATTTTGTTTTATCTTAGAAGGCTCATATGCAATTATAAAGTTCATAGCACTCATATTTACAATTTATGGCATTAAGAATCATAATTGAACAATTGGATAAAAGAGAACCCTTGCCTTTTAACATTGAAGTGCTAGATGTTGTCGTTTCTAATTATACATGTGCTGAAAATCTATGGAGGCGAGAGAGAGGGGAAGTGCAGATTTGACCAAATAATTAAGCAAGTATATGATCTCATTCTTGATTTCTGATTCTGCAGATTATTTCCTAACGAAGTCAGTGACCATTAGTAGGCATAATAAGTTTCACTAATGTGCAGCTACTTAAGATATTAGTTAGTAACTCCTTTTCTGCAGTTTCTTTAAACCAAAATTAAGACAAAGTGCCGTAAGATAATAAGGATATGTGTACATGGAATTCGTTGTTCAACACTTACTAGTATTAAGTTAGAGAACTCTTGTTCTTTTGCATGTATAAAGCTAATGTCTGGGATGAGCTTTCACCAAAAAATATCGACTAGAATTTATTTATTACATgtcttattaaaaaaaaattatacatgTCTTCTACATCACATGGTTGATTTAGCAATATCATCGTTTCAGGTTCGAAGAGAATCTTCTGATGTTGAAGTACAGCGGCCCAAGAGGGTATGATTTATTTCTCTTCCGGGATTTATTTGTTGATTCTCACGTAAGATATCACGCGACTCTCATCTCTTGGCATAAGATGTCTTCTGCTGCCATATGACCAGTTTACGGATTTACAAAGTCTTAATCTGATATTTCATGTTTCTTGAAGGTTGCTGCCAAGGAGCCAATGAACATTGGGGATCGAATATTTCTTCCAATAACTGTTCAGAAGTTTCCCTCCGATAAAGTAACGGATTACCCTTCTAgtgaagaagaaatgaagtttCTTCATAGCCTTGAATTGTATAAGGTCTGAAATTTATAGCTTATTTTTGGACTTCCCAATTCTTCCCCTTGCTGCAACATTCCCCAGTCTAGTCCAATAGCATATGAAGGGGGACAAACTCAACCTATGTGCTTTTTAAGTCTGACTTCAGCTTCTGTTTCCTGAAAATTGTCAGGATCCAGAAATTATTGTTCTCAATAAACCTCCAGGACTACCAGTTCAGGTTAGTTGTGCACATCCAAGTTCTCTTTGTGGGATTGTGAAAGTTAATATTCCTGTTACAGCAACTGGAATTTTGGACAGGGTGGAATTGGCATAAAACGAAGTTTAGATGAACTAGCTGCTAAGTATATGAAATTTGAGTACTCAGAGGCCCCTCGCCTGGTAAGTTTCATGGTTTTGGCATTTACTTGTTTCATTTAATTGCCTGTTCTTCTTTCTTTAGTAAAAGCTGAAGTCATTATCTCATGCTTGTGTCTAGGCTGTAgtatgaaaattttatatttaacAAGTTGTGGCTGTCTATATTTTTGTTCTACCACAACATTTTCTAATCATTGCTGTGAAAAGAAATATGTACGTAGAATGAATGTAAAATATGAAAGTCTACTAGGATCTAAGCTATGTTGCAGGTATATGCATCTTGCAATGATCAGCTTTGTAAACATGTCTTTGTAGTGGGATGTTAGAGGAAGAACCTCTCAATCTGTCACTAAATCTAGAAAATCTGCACATGATGCCATATATGTTGTTTGAAGACTTTCATTTTTTTTGAGTTTCATGGATGTTATAGCGTAAGGTAAGGAAATTGCTCTTCAATTTGTCAAGTTTAATTGCTCCTCCCGGCTCCCTCTCTTCAGCTACTTATGTTAGAGAACACTCTTAATGTCCACTTGCTTGTCTTTATGTGCTGAGTACCCTTCTAGCAAATCTTATGTCTGTCTGTCCTGCTGTGGACAAGCTTATTGTTTATTAGGTACACCGACTTGATAGAGATTGTAGCGGAATATTGGTGATGGGAAGAACACAATTAAGTGCTTCAGTTCTGCATTCTGTCTTCCGTGAGAAAACATTTGGCACACAAACTGAGGTATACTGTTGTTCTTTGCAATATTTATGGTGAACTTACTAATGACCGCACGGTTCAAGTCTATTTGCTTTGACAAACCTGATTTATCCTTTCACTTCTAAAGGATCTTGAAAGCAAGAAAAGAGTTTTGCAGAAGAGGTACTGGGCACTTGTCATAGGA contains:
- the LOC104119461 gene encoding RNA pseudouridine synthase 4, mitochondrial isoform X1 encodes the protein MAESCLLGRVFHRARRFSDEVKMLYSGFYQCRCYYATAAADAQGFNNNSGNESKKGKWFTLPPFNPTVNGAALGKELAGVKMGKSTNTLTALKWVQRCCPELPQSLVQKLFRLRQVRRESSDVEVQRPKRVAAKEPMNIGDRIFLPITVQKFPSDKVTDYPSSEEEMKFLHSLELYKDPEIIVLNKPPGLPVQGGIGIKRSLDELAAKYMKFEYSEAPRLVHRLDRDCSGILVMGRTQLSASVLHSVFREKTFGTQTEDLESKKRVLQKRYWALVIGCPRRSKGVISVPLAKVVLDNGKSERITIMSDVREPSAQFAVTEYRIIGSSEKGYTWLELSPLTGRKHQLRVHCAEVLGTPIVGDYKYGWQAHRKLKHLSSSISTVNLGARIPEQEADPFSLCLGNGSISDKQPHLHLHCKEMVLPNISLALQQARVVSGADLIDVESIKLVAHLPSHMQKSWDCLRC